A stretch of DNA from Alicyclobacillus acidocaldarius subsp. acidocaldarius Tc-4-1:
CATCCCCCTACCTGACCTCCGGCACCTCATCCACACCGCCCGGATGCCATGGTCCACACTTGACCAACCGCCGGACGGCGAGCCAACCTCCATAGACCACGCCAAACCGCGCGATGGCCTGGACGGCGTACTCAGAACACGTCGGCGTGAACCGGCACGTGGGCAGCTTGGCTGGCGAGATGTATCGCTGGTAAAATCGAATCAAACCAATCACAAG
This window harbors:
- the yidD gene encoding membrane protein insertion efficiency factor YidD, with amino-acid sequence MKRLVIGLIRFYQRYISPAKLPTCRFTPTCSEYAVQAIARFGVVYGGWLAVRRLVKCGPWHPGGVDEVPEVR